DNA from Ziziphus jujuba cultivar Dongzao chromosome 2, ASM3175591v1:
aaagaaacagaAGCCAAACTGAGGTGGCTGCTATAGATCTGAAttggcatgaatgaagaaaaCAAGAACTAAATTTACATCAGAAGGGTCTGTAAAGTTAATTGATCATTGAAAGTGGAAGTAGACCTCGTAAAACTTGAGTTCTTAGGTGATAGCAGATCACTGGTGGTGTCATGGCCTCAAATCAAAAATACCAAAATCTTATCAGCAATCTCTACTTCACTCATGAACCCATCTTCTCCTGCTGATTCAGCAATCATCTGCGATAGCACATCCTGCGTTGGGGAAACTGAATAAGATGCTAAGTTTTCCTTCCTCTGCCCTACCATAAAAAACAGCTCTTTCCTCAGAGCCTCAGCTGCTTTATATGCTTGGTGAAATGGAGCTTCGGGATATCCAAGTGCACCGAGAGTAGGCCTTGTTCAGATGATGAAAGTGTTGCAAAAGCTTGAGCAACTTATCGGCCCGATTAACTAATGCTCGAAAACAAATGTTAGGCCTCAGCAAATGTGTACATTTTGCAAGAGGGTATAGACCTACCCAACACCTGTACGAACCAGAATGCCCTACAAGTGAAGGGATGTGTTAAGCTTTTGGGATTGGATTAGAGGTAGTTTGGCAGTTTTTACGTACATAAACGCACCAGGTACCAGTGAAAGCAACATGACCCATACAGCCCGATACAACTCCATCCCAAGAGCGAAAAACGGTGACAGAATGCATTTACATATTTTTGTCTTTGTGATGAATAATAAAGTAACAATCACGCCAATAGGCACTAATTGTTCCACCGTCATAATCTGTACGAGCCTGCTATGTTTGAAACAACTGATCTTCATCCATCATAGCTGGCTTGCctggctttctctctctctatcaatTTCCCGACTTCGACAACTTCAACGCATTTTAAactgttttcctttttctcgTTTATTAACCTACTGTTCAAAAAACTAAAGGAATGGATTTCTTAGCAAGGTTTAGTATGcagttgggattttttttttttttttttttggtttctcctATGGAACCAATGATTGAGGTGAGGTTCGTTTTACACTTTTCCTTCATTGAGAGTTGCTTCCatttataaaacataaaagaaaagaaaatctccATACCAAAAACAGGCTAAGAAAAACAGATGACattacaaaatattcaaaaccaATAAGCCAGTACAAAGTTACATTTCCGTTTGTTCAAAGGGCtaacaaacaacaaaattttTACATAACACTCATGGTCATGATCTGACGAGCTAGGCCTGGATCTTGACTCAATAACTCTCTCAAGTTGTTCTCTACTTCTGCCATTTGTTTCTCTAGATATTCCTTTGAAGTCTGCCAAAGccacataaaataaattatagctACCATAAACTCACACATGAAACAAACATAAAAGGAAGTCTTTGAAATTTCTATACCTGTAATGAGGCAATTGCAGTTTCACTATCCTTCAGCTTTTGCTCTTGTTCATTCATTAGATCTGACTTAGGCTCTAAAACAAACCTGCCCACCAAAAAACACACAGGGAGACACAGAGAAAACAAGATAATCAGAATATGTCATCCGCAGCTCGTACGTAATACAAATGTGAGTTATTGAATGTTCATATGGGTTATCAAGAACTCACGTTCTCCCTGCAAAGAAATGTGaaacaagaaaaggaaattaaatcAGTGGTTGATAGCAGCAACAGCAAAAAGCATAAAACAAACAGAAATGAAAGCTATTCCCCATTATAAAGTCATGGCAGTCCATTCTCTCAAATCAAAGAGGTGGAACATGCTAAAGCAAGAGTCACATGAACATTATATATGAAAACCCATAACATGATGATAATAGTTTTCATATAATATTACCAATAGATTTATAGGTATTTGTATCATCAGACAATTGGCGCAGCTCCTCCAAGGTTAAGAAAGCACGCTTCTTTTCACCTTCTTTGTTTCGCATCTGATTCTGAACCTGAAACCCAGGACTTGGAAATTCTAAGCGTTCAATATAGGACTAAAAGTAGCCAAGACAAGTTGACAAACTAAAAAGAAAGCAGGAGAAAGGGCAATGTGTATGATTGAGTAAAGAATAAAGTACCAAATGCAAAATCAAGTTTATCATGCAAAAGGCAGAGGGATGGGATTGAAACTTCAAGCAAAACTTCATTATGTTTACAGATTCGTACTCACGCTATGATTGACATGGAAACAGCTAACTTAATTAGCATCTACAAGTACAATCAAAGATCaaagttttaaattgttatatgaTAATTACATCCGAAAATCGGAAGATCCCGTTTTGTTAATCAATTGCTTCTCAAACAACCATgcacttattaaaaaaataaataaataaataacttttagaTAAAAGCAAAATCTTTGGTAGTGGACAAGCCGAATTAATTCAGAAATTTAAATAGACGAGAAATTGAGGAACCCAAAAaggcaaaaaaccaaaaaaaaaaaagaaaaaagagagagacagaAATCAAGTGGAAGGGACAAGAGTCTGACCTGCTTGAGTTTGCCGGTGATCTCTATCATCCGACCTTGAATCTCAAAAAATGCCtacaacaaattaaatttttcacacatttcttttctttgggaccttgaggaaaataataataaatgaagaaaaagaaatagagaggaagagaaaaggGGGTTTCACCGTTCTGACGGTTTCGTCGGCCATTCTTAATCCAAGACCGCAAGAGAGAGTAAAGCTTTAGGGCTTGCCTGTTCTGACGGTTTACCATACTAAATCCCTGTCCCTGTCCGCCCCGAGCCAAACGGTTCGGATCAATCCATCAAACTAATCAAGCCAAACATAGTCAATgcaattttccttttaaaataaaaccaaaatatatatatatatatatatatatatatattgcttttcttatttttcagttgattatacaaattaacaaaatgagcccaaattgaaataaataaatcaaaattccgtaagacttttttatttttttatttttttgccttaTATGTTAAACTTgatatagaaataaaatgaaagtatGCATTTATGAATCTTgaattaatgcataaatattaatataattgatGATTGAAGCCTGGTGAGAAGTGGAGTTTGtgttatgagtttttttttttttttttcgctgaaAGAGTTAGTGTTATGAGTTATGACCAATGACTATGACCATGCATATTCCTTTGGGTTTCCATTTCAACATATACAATAGAAATTGGAAGATAAAGTGAAAACTAATTgtaaatatatgataatattcccaaataaaacaaataattataaacatcAGCTTATTTTCATCCAATTTGGATTGCATATCAAGCCTTATCAATATgttcattaaaataataatttggcaACAACAAATTAGGACTATTGATTGTTTGATCGGGATTTTTAAAAATgtggataaaatatttaaaaaccagcaatgattttgatggcacaaaaaaaaaaaaaaaaaaaaacaattgtataGAAGATAGTGAAAATGAAGCAATCAATCCTAAGTTTGATTTCAAAATGAtggtttattctttttttttttttttttttttttgaatttacattttgttattataataattattattattttccaaaacaaaaagccaaaaattcCTTTAAGAGCGACCAAAAGGCCCAGCGGCCAAGAGAGATTGGGTGGCACTTGGCTTGGCGCTTTCTTCGCCtcccccaccaccaccaccaccactaccaATTTCCACTTCTCTCTCTAAACAAACCTCCAAAaaactctctctttctttcccatcTCTGCTCTGCCTTCCAGAAACCACCGGTGCTCCGGCGACCCAGATCGGAAAGCACAGAATCCAGGGGATTCCCGGCCACTCATCTCGATCCAATTCCAATCCCACATTCCCACAACTTAATTGGTTTGTTGTTTGGTTGGTTCTTATCTGAAGATGCACCACCCACAAGACAATGATGAGTGGTCCACAAGGTAGTGAATGATAATAATGCGAGGATGAAATGTAAATCTTTGGTTTTGCGTTGGGTTTTTGATTCAGATTCATGGGGATTTGTTTCAGTATTGAAGACCAACATCAACACCAGCCTATCAAGAAGATTTCAGGTATACTCATATATGTCATaatatgtggaaaaaaaaaaacattccttttcatttacttttttactttctaatttgattttctcTTGTTGGTTTTAAATATAACTAATAAagcttttgggtttttattgCTTGTTTTCTATGATTTGAATTCTCGTTTTCTTTGCCTCTGGCACAATTCCTAACCAACAAGCATTTATGGAAGTTTGTCAATGAAAGTAAATGTGGTATAGTGCTGGCACATTTAATTTCCCTCTTCAAAGTTTCTACTTTTTATGGTAAAACAAAccgtcttttttttctttttttcttttttttttttcccccttatgtAAAATTGAACGTTTAATCTTTTGTACCTTTTGTTATTTGTGACAACATGATCTGTTGGATAGCAAATTCTGATATATGATGTCGATTTTACCATGAAATTGTAAAGCCCATTAATGAAGTCTTGCCTTATTAAAGAAAATAGAACCCAGTTGTGT
Protein-coding regions in this window:
- the LOC107417636 gene encoding prefoldin subunit 1, whose amino-acid sequence is MADETVRTAFFEIQGRMIEITGKLKQVQNQMRNKEGEKKRAFLTLEELRQLSDDTNTYKSIGRTFVLEPKSDLMNEQEQKLKDSETAIASLQTSKEYLEKQMAEVENNLRELLSQDPGLARQIMTMSVM